In Candidatus Cloacimonadota bacterium, one DNA window encodes the following:
- a CDS encoding TlpA family protein disulfide reductase, whose translation MPQFRLPNEAGKNVNLEDILGNGPVIVDFWADYCQPCKQAMPAFTELQQKYETLTVVLVSLDAPKNQARAKNYIKSKAYDFITLYDPDKTLAKKLNVSEPPHTFILSPEGEIVFEHKGYTAGTEKEYEAKIREVLGLHEHEDCDCGGDCDDCDDDHDHSDKQIHKDNSKSELQEKDIHKPCTDKN comes from the coding sequence ATGCCTCAATTTCGCCTGCCCAACGAGGCCGGCAAAAACGTAAACCTGGAAGACATCCTTGGAAATGGTCCCGTGATTGTGGATTTTTGGGCAGACTATTGCCAACCCTGCAAACAGGCGATGCCCGCTTTCACCGAGCTTCAACAAAAATATGAAACGCTCACCGTGGTGCTGGTTTCCCTGGACGCGCCCAAAAACCAGGCTCGTGCCAAGAACTATATCAAGAGCAAAGCTTATGATTTTATAACACTTTACGATCCCGACAAAACCTTGGCAAAAAAACTTAATGTGAGCGAACCGCCCCACACCTTCATTCTTTCTCCGGAAGGCGAAATCGTTTTTGAACACAAAGGCTACACCGCTGGCACCGAAAAGGAATATGAAGCCAAAATCCGCGAAGTGCTGGGCCTGCACGAACACGAAGATTGCGATTGTGGCGGAGACTGTGATGATTGCGACGATGACCACGATCACAGCGACAAACAAATCCACAAGGACAATTCAAAATCTGAATTACAAGAAAAGGACATTCATAAACCATGCACAGACAAAAACTAA